The Toxorhynchites rutilus septentrionalis strain SRP chromosome 3, ASM2978413v1, whole genome shotgun sequence genome includes a region encoding these proteins:
- the LOC129779179 gene encoding dynein axonemal heavy chain 1: MSAERWLAIENLQGIALIQDAGSGEWLWKTVVVIDYDSERFLWTVADNGDFWALPRIRLYMVYEDPACYRARVSSALSRRKDAEIYLRNSFFSRILNVGEYYEMPRDMRKRIDEWSNGDARRIFENIYHMFHTRSSLNLYLKENQQLNMDVYSVRHEKASVLRDNCFRREHCFKESFAVLKRITLLCHPAVVYAMEMVHQECEMLRKLSLFSLHDSNTIVLTEFTAANEIQLKKTIRYLRNNWIERTTMHVYRNLFEAGRGWFDITVNDWTIYKFMKLYRFMEQVKHRMQTSLRDLVFLSTHNYFHRLCDSCEPCLLIEEDSYSWEENLIDSPFDSGKQTVFYLLLEMGDDAPFYSIDPDEFGPCLETLFNEAIVQTHDVHLIDPSLFGSLIFAPNLFLSSVGLIDPIIEDRRSNLILSYRKSILPLKAYAARYAEFKQLYFTNIGEYVEEVRLSKTTSQVKEEISFQIRMRESLERTLPLSIVIGPFWVNVKPLREVLIQKRVDLMFALLKMLTARLADKTSDILSDYNEIMEKMCQKPVSIEHIYEIREFMTTIPELLQRLEDRMKTVVYEYEILDFFRYALPDADFYQKWNALSFPLSITKQIGSVQEFHEAEVDKFRKQQVGDEAAFAGSIEDINVHISKYTTMYDVTKVTEVSIEVKKLWKTINELIQHGHTLNIRQELFEMPPIDMSNLFELQEGFVSYKNMWTYAAEYINVEESWRENPLSSLEVDGVNRTIEHYKASLEKLMEPFEDQPQIQEVISTFISRIESFEPNVAIIELLQHPILEPMHWVQFAKAAKIKTKLSLAINLGLFLEHNIEYNLDTLQRIITEAEEHKQELERIRLEEEEIQRKEEEYRRSRELRRLQRTEI, from the exons ATGTCCGCCGAGAGGTGGCTTGCGATCGAGAATCTGCAAGGGATCGCCCTGATTCAGGACGCCGGTTCGGGTGAATGGTTGTGGAAAACGGTTGTCGTCATTGACTATGACAGCGAGCGGTTCCTTTGGACAGTTGCGGACAATGGAGATTTTTGGGCGTTGCCACGAATAAGACTGTATATGGTGTACGAAGATCCAGCCTGTTATCGCGCCCGAGTTTCGTCGGCTCTCAGCAGACGGAAGGATGCTGAGATATATTTGcggaattcttttttttctcgcaTCTTAAATGTTGGAGAGTACTATGAGATGCCCAGAGATATGCGAAAGCGCATCGATGAATGGTCGAACGGAGATGCGCGGAGAATCTTTGAAAATATATACCACATGTTTCACACGAGGTCATCACTGAATCTGTACCTGAAGGAGAATCAGCAATTGAATATGGACGTTTACAGCGTGAGACATGAAAAAGCGTCCGTTTTGCGTGACAATTGTTTTCGGCGAGAACATTGTTTCAAAGAATCATTTGCAGTGTTGAAGCGCATCACTTTGCTTTGTCATCCAGCTGTAGTTTATGCGATGGAAATGGTTCACCAGGAATGCGAGATGCTAAGAAAGCTATCGCTATTTTCATTACATGACAGCAACACCATAGTTTTGACTGAGTTCACCGCTGCAAATGAGATACAACTTAAGAAGACGATACGTTATCTGCGGAATAATTGGATCGAGAGAACTACAATGCAT GTTTATAGGAATCTGTTCGAAGCAGGTCGGGGTTGGTTTGACATCACCGTCAACGATTGGACCATTTACAAGTTTATGAAACTTTATCGATTCATGGAGCAAGTCAAGCACAGGATGCAAACTTCGCTGCGAGATTTGGTGTTCTTGTCGACCCATAATTATTTCCACAGATTGTGTGACTCTTGCGAACCATGTCTCCTGATTGAGGAGGATAGCTACTCTTGGGAGGAGAACTTAATCGATTCGCCCTTCGATTCGGGCAAGCAAACTGTTTTCTATCTGCTGCTGGAAATGGGAGACGACGCTCCATTCTATTCAATTGATCCCGATGAATTTGGACCCTGTCTCGAAACACTGTTCAACGAAGCAATCGTACAAACGCACGATGTTCATTTGATAGATCCTTCACTGTTTGGTTCACTCATTTTCGCTCCCAATTTGTTTCTGTCGtccgttggtttgatcgatccAATTATCGAAGATCGAAGGAGTAATCTTATTCTATCCTATCGGAAGAGCATTCTTCCACTGAAAGCTTACGCCGCCCGTTACGCCGAGTTCAAACAGTTATACTTCACGAACATTGGAGAATACGTCGAAGAAGTTAGGCTCTCCAAAACTACATCCCAGGTAAAGGAAGAAATTTCGTTTCAAATACGAATGCGGGAAAGTCTGGAACGAACACTCCCGCTGAGCATTGTCATTGGTCCATTTTGGGTCAATGTTAAACCGCTTCGCGAGGTACTAATCCAGAAGAGAGTGGATCTCATGTTTGCTCTACTTAAAATGTTGACGGCGCGTCTTGCTGATAAAACTTCGGATATTTTGTCCGATTATAACGAAATCATGGAGAAGATGTGCCAAAAACCAGTTTCGATCGAACACATTTATGAAATTCGTGAATTTATGACAACCATACCTGAACTGTTGCAACGGTTGGAAGACCGCATGAAGACGGTTGTGTACGAATACGAAATTTTAGACTTCTTCCGATATGCGCTTCCTGATGCGGATTTTTATCAGAAGTGGAACGCACTTTCATTCCCGCTGTCGATTACGAAGCAGATCGGTTCGGTTCAGGAGTTTCACGAGGCTGAAGTTGATAAATTCCGGAAGCAACAAGTCGGAGATGAGGCAGCTTTCGCGGGTAGCATTGAAGATATCAATGTTCACATCTCGAAGTACACAACTATGTACGACGTAACTAAAGTGACGGAAGTGTCGATCGAGGTGAAGAAACTCTGGAAGACTATAAACGAGTTGATACAGCATGGTCACACTCTCAATATACGCCAAGAGTTGTTCGAAATGCCACCGATCGACATGTCAAATCTGTTTGAACTGCAGGAAGGATTTGTGTCCTACAAAAACATGTGGACCTACGCTGCGGAGTATATCAATGTGGAGGAAAGTTGGCGGGAAAATCCATTATCCAGTTTAGAAGTGGATGGTGTCAACAGAACAATTGAGCATTACAAAGCTAGTTTGGAGAAATTGATGGAACCATTCGAGGATCAGCCTCAGATTCAGGAAGTGATTTCGACTTTTATTTCACGAATAGAATCCTTCGAACCGAATGTAGCCATTATAGAACTTTTACAGCATCCAATCCTTGAACCGATGCATTGGGTTCAGTTTGCAAAGGCAGCGAAAATTAAGACTAAACTTTCACTCGCAATCAATTTGGGTCTGTTTTTGGAACATAACATTGAATATAATTTGGACACTCTTCAAAGAATCATAACAGAAGCCGAAGAACACAAGCAAGAGTTAGAAAGGATCAGATTGGAGGAGGAAGAAATCCAACGGAAAGAAGAGGAATACCGGAGAAGTCGTGAACTTCGACGGCTGCAACGAACTGAGATTTGA